The Phormidium ambiguum IAM M-71 nucleotide sequence ACATTATTTTCGGCATCAACTTTGCCTGATTCAATCTCGGCAATTTCCTGACGAATGGCAATCATCGCATCACAAAAACGGTCTAATTCTGCTTTCGATTCGCTTTCCGTTGGTTCTACCATTACTGTACCTGCAACAGGCCAAGAAACGGTAGGGGCGTGGAAACCATAATCCATTAATCGTTTTGCGATGTCATCGACTTCGATGCTGGCAGATTTTTTGAGCGATCGCAAATCCAAAATACACTCATGCGCCACCAAACCATTATTTCCCTTGTATAAAACGGGGTAATAATCTTGCAAACGACGCGCCATATAATTAGCATTTAGAATCGCCACTTTTGTCGCTTCTGTTAACCCTTCCCCGCCCATCATGGCGATGTACATCCAAGAAATGGGCAGGATACTAGCACTACCCCAAGGTGCCGCAGAAACCGCGCCAATTCCGGGTTTTTCGCCCATTTTTACTACCGAATGTCCGGGTAAAAAAGGTACTAAATGAGATGATACTGCGATCGGCCCCATTCCAGGGCCACCGCCACCATGAGGAATACAGAAAGTTTTGTGTAAGTTCAAATGGCAAACATCAGCGCCAAAATCTCCCGGACGACACAAACCAACCTGGGCATTCATATTAGCCCCATCCATATAAACTTGTCCGCCGTGAGAATGAACTATCTCACAAATCTCTTTAATTTCTGACTCAAAAACCCCATGAGTTGAAGGATATGTCACCATTAAAGCGGCCAATTCCTTGCTGTGTTTTTCCGCTTTATTTTTCAGGTCGGCAACATCAATATTACCCTGAGCATCGCAATTAATAGGCACAACTTTTAAGCCACACATTACCGCACTAGCAGGATTTGTTCCATGTGCAGATTGCGGAATTAAACAAACATTGCGATGATTTTCTCCCCGATTTTCGTGATATTTCCGAATTACTAAAAGTCCGGCATATTCACCTTGAGAACCTGCATTTGGTTGCAAAGAAACAGCCGCAAAACCTGTAATTTCCGCCAACCATTCTTCTAGTTGTTGGAACATTACTTGATAACCCCTGGTTTGGGAAAGAGGCGCAAAGGGGTGAATTTTGCCAAACTCTGACCAAGTTACCGGAATCATTTCCGCCGTTGAGTTTAACTTCATTGTGCAAGAACCCAAAGGAATCATTGAGGTTGTCAATGATAAATCTTTGGCTTGCAAACGATGAATATAACGCAATAATTCGGTTTCCGAATGATATTGGTTAAAGACGGGATGAGTTAGGTAATTGCTATTTCGAGTAAAGGGGTTTTGAGTTTGGTTTTTCGCTAATAACTCATGCCCATTAAAAGGTAATTCTTCTCCTAGCGCGAAGATTTTCCAAAGGTCTTGTAAATCTTTGATGCTGGTAGTTTCATCTAAAGAAATTCCTACAGTTTGGTCATCAAAAACTCGTAGGTTTACCTGCTGAACTTCCGCAGCTTGGAGAATTTCTTTTAAACTGCGACTTCCCAACTCAACGCGAATTGTATCAAAGAAATATTCCCCGGAAATTTTGTAACCTAACTGCTTTAACCCTTCAGCTAAAATTACAGTTAACTGATGAATATTTTCTGCAATTCGCTTTAGTCCCGCCGCCCCGTGATAAACCGCATACATACTAGCAATTACGGCTAGTAAAACTTGGGCAGTACAAATATTACTTGTCGCTTTTTCCCGGCGGATATGCTGTTCGCGGGTTTGCAAAGCTAAACGTAAAGCTGGTTTGCCATTAACATCTTTAGAAACACCAACAATTCTACCGGGAACTTGGCGTTTAAACTCTTCTTTGGTGGCGAAATATGCAGCGTGAGGGCCTCCATAGCCCAAAGGTACACCGAACCTTTGGGTATTTCCGATCGCAATATCAGCACCAAATTCCCCTGGGGGAGTGAGTAAAGTTAAGCTTAAAATATCCGCCGCTACTGTTACTAATGCACCAACTTTATGCGCTTGTTCGATGAATTTGCGGTAATCATAAATTGTGCCATCGGTTGCGGGATATTGCAGTAACGCGCCGAAAATTGGTTGGTCAAAGGTGAAGTTTTCATGGTTGCCAACGATGACTTCAATCCCTAAAGGATTGGCGCGAGTTTGCACAACTTCAATTGTTTGGGGATGGCAATCTTGGGAAACGAAGAAAGCTTTGGCTTTATTTTTTGATACACCATAACTCATGGTCATGGCTTCAGCTGCGGCGGTAGCTTCATCTAATAAAGAAGCGTTGGCAATTTCCAAACCTGTTAATTCAATAATCATGGTTTGGAAATTCAATAATGCTTCTAATCTTCCTTGGGCGATTTCTGCTTGGTAAGGTGTGTAAGCAGTGTACCAACCAGGATTTTCTAGAATGTTTCTCAGAATAACAGGTGGGGTAATGCAATCATAATATCCCATACCAATAAAAGAGCGAAATATCTGATTTTTAGAAGCAATTTCTTTTAAATTGGCCAGGGCAGCATATTCGCTTTGGGCGGCAGGTAATTGTAACGGACGAGAAATGCGAATTGCTTGGGGAATAGTTTTTTCTATTAGTTCATCTAAG carries:
- the gcvP gene encoding aminomethyl-transferring glycine dehydrogenase — translated: MATSSPVTKSSPQVGQTDSFASRHIGPSPEEIKQMLELLGFSSLDELIEKTIPQAIRISRPLQLPAAQSEYAALANLKEIASKNQIFRSFIGMGYYDCITPPVILRNILENPGWYTAYTPYQAEIAQGRLEALLNFQTMIIELTGLEIANASLLDEATAAAEAMTMSYGVSKNKAKAFFVSQDCHPQTIEVVQTRANPLGIEVIVGNHENFTFDQPIFGALLQYPATDGTIYDYRKFIEQAHKVGALVTVAADILSLTLLTPPGEFGADIAIGNTQRFGVPLGYGGPHAAYFATKEEFKRQVPGRIVGVSKDVNGKPALRLALQTREQHIRREKATSNICTAQVLLAVIASMYAVYHGAAGLKRIAENIHQLTVILAEGLKQLGYKISGEYFFDTIRVELGSRSLKEILQAAEVQQVNLRVFDDQTVGISLDETTSIKDLQDLWKIFALGEELPFNGHELLAKNQTQNPFTRNSNYLTHPVFNQYHSETELLRYIHRLQAKDLSLTTSMIPLGSCTMKLNSTAEMIPVTWSEFGKIHPFAPLSQTRGYQVMFQQLEEWLAEITGFAAVSLQPNAGSQGEYAGLLVIRKYHENRGENHRNVCLIPQSAHGTNPASAVMCGLKVVPINCDAQGNIDVADLKNKAEKHSKELAALMVTYPSTHGVFESEIKEICEIVHSHGGQVYMDGANMNAQVGLCRPGDFGADVCHLNLHKTFCIPHGGGGPGMGPIAVSSHLVPFLPGHSVVKMGEKPGIGAVSAAPWGSASILPISWMYIAMMGGEGLTEATKVAILNANYMARRLQDYYPVLYKGNNGLVAHECILDLRSLKKSASIEVDDIAKRLMDYGFHAPTVSWPVAGTVMVEPTESESKAELDRFCDAMIAIRQEIAEIESGKVDAENNVLKNAPHTAETLITDDWNRPYSRTQAAYPAPWLKEHKYWPPVSRIDNAFGDRNFVCSCLPMEAYNE